One genomic segment of Amycolatopsis sp. WQ 127309 includes these proteins:
- a CDS encoding MFS transporter, translated as MTTRINGTGAAGVSEKRVIGNVLRGSIGNLVEWYDWYAYAAFTTYFAKSFFSTSDTTAAFLGTAAVFAVGFLMRPLGGWMLGRFADRFGRRRALVLSVTLMAGGSLLIAVTPGYQTIGIAAPILLLVARLIQGLSVGGEYSTSATYLSEVATPGKRGFYSSFQYVTLYGGQLLALGLQLILQALLTEQQLTAWGWRIAFGVGTVAALSVMWLRRGMDESESFTKEAGQASGERGTLRALAKYPKEIALVVGLTLGGTVAFYTFATYSQKFLENTAHIPRRTVTIILFSAILLAAILQPIAGKLSDRIGRRPLLLFFGIAGTLLTVPIMTIMGSTRNPVGAFFLVLAGLVVVAGYTSINAIVKAELFPTKIRAIGVGLPYALTVAIFGGTAELIAQALKSAGHESVFFFYVAGCVLVSLVVYGTMRETSKSSELEERPDPVAAGER; from the coding sequence ATGACTACCCGGATCAACGGCACCGGCGCCGCGGGCGTGAGCGAGAAGCGCGTGATCGGCAACGTGCTGCGCGGCTCGATCGGCAATCTGGTCGAGTGGTACGACTGGTACGCCTACGCGGCGTTCACCACCTACTTCGCCAAGTCCTTCTTCTCCACCAGCGACACGACGGCGGCGTTCCTCGGGACCGCCGCGGTGTTCGCCGTCGGGTTCCTCATGCGGCCGCTCGGCGGCTGGATGCTCGGGCGGTTCGCCGACCGGTTCGGCCGGCGCCGGGCGCTGGTGCTGTCGGTGACGCTCATGGCGGGCGGGTCGCTGCTGATCGCCGTCACCCCCGGGTACCAGACGATCGGGATCGCCGCGCCGATCCTGCTGCTCGTCGCGCGGCTGATCCAGGGCCTCTCGGTCGGCGGTGAGTACTCCACCTCGGCGACGTACCTGTCCGAAGTGGCCACTCCCGGCAAGCGCGGCTTCTACTCCAGCTTCCAGTACGTGACGCTCTACGGCGGCCAGCTGCTGGCTCTCGGGCTCCAGCTCATCCTCCAGGCGCTGCTCACCGAACAGCAGCTGACGGCGTGGGGCTGGCGGATCGCGTTCGGCGTCGGCACCGTCGCCGCGCTGAGCGTGATGTGGCTGCGTCGCGGCATGGACGAGTCCGAGAGCTTCACCAAGGAAGCCGGCCAGGCCTCCGGGGAACGCGGCACCCTGCGCGCGCTCGCCAAGTACCCCAAGGAGATCGCGCTCGTCGTCGGCCTCACCCTGGGCGGCACCGTGGCCTTCTACACCTTCGCCACCTACAGCCAGAAGTTCCTCGAGAACACCGCCCACATCCCGCGGCGCACGGTCACGATCATCCTGTTCTCGGCGATCCTGCTGGCCGCGATCCTGCAGCCCATCGCGGGCAAGCTCTCCGACCGGATCGGCCGCCGGCCGCTGCTGCTGTTCTTCGGCATCGCGGGCACGCTGCTGACCGTCCCGATCATGACGATCATGGGCTCGACGCGGAACCCGGTCGGCGCGTTCTTCCTCGTGCTGGCGGGGCTGGTGGTCGTCGCCGGGTACACCTCGATCAACGCGATCGTGAAGGCCGAGCTGTTCCCGACGAAGATCCGGGCCATCGGCGTCGGCCTGCCGTACGCCCTGACCGTCGCGATCTTCGGCGGCACCGCCGAGCTGATCGCGCAGGCGCTGAAGAGCGCCGGGCACGAGTCGGTGTTCTTCTTCTACGTCGCGGGCTGCGTCCTGGTTTCCCTCGTCGTCTACGGCACAATGCGGGAGACTTCGAAGAGCTCGGAGCTGGAGGAACGACCCGATCCGGTGGCCGCGGGCGAACGCTGA
- a CDS encoding HAMP domain-containing sensor histidine kinase produces the protein MRTRLLVVLVALALAVVAAFAVPLLLSTAEQRTQELVISRTADVDRFVVLAQQAVDTRDPAALAADATRYADLYGEGVVIVDARRVPLVQAGGLTATDPAVHALVEATMRNEPGPRVDRLGPLSTEPAYFARPVGTGTRVAGVVVLRASVTAAAADVAARWGTIAAGALLVAVVFVLLAVLLARWMVRPLHELETGVLAVAAGHRAHVPERAGPRELRSLAGEVNRMSEAVLEAADQQHRLVADASHQLRNPMAALRLRVDSLAGQAEGATYRATVAEVERLEKLLDGLLALALAESTATRVAAGAADEPCDLASVLAERVDAWRPAADDAGAALVPPPGHDEPVTVRCPEGELAQILDVLLDNAVHYAGRGAKITTDWEAGAETATLVVRDDGPGLSTEDRARATERFWRAGGEGAPRGTGLGLAIAHQQVRTRGGVLELRQAEPHGLEVRVTLPLAPEGP, from the coding sequence GTGCGCACCCGTCTGCTGGTGGTCCTGGTCGCCCTGGCGCTGGCGGTGGTGGCCGCGTTCGCCGTGCCGCTGCTGCTCTCCACGGCCGAGCAGCGCACCCAGGAGCTGGTCATCTCCCGCACCGCCGACGTCGACCGGTTCGTCGTGCTGGCCCAGCAGGCGGTCGACACCCGCGATCCGGCCGCGCTGGCCGCCGACGCGACGCGCTACGCCGATCTCTACGGCGAAGGCGTGGTCATCGTCGACGCGCGGCGCGTGCCGCTGGTGCAGGCGGGTGGGCTGACCGCGACCGACCCCGCCGTCCACGCGCTGGTCGAGGCGACCATGCGCAACGAGCCCGGCCCGCGCGTCGACCGGCTCGGGCCGCTGTCGACCGAACCGGCGTACTTCGCGCGGCCGGTCGGTACGGGGACCCGGGTGGCCGGCGTCGTCGTGCTGCGGGCGTCGGTGACGGCGGCCGCCGCGGACGTCGCCGCCCGCTGGGGCACCATCGCCGCCGGCGCGCTCCTGGTCGCCGTCGTGTTCGTGCTGCTCGCCGTGCTCCTGGCCCGGTGGATGGTGCGGCCGCTGCACGAGCTGGAGACCGGCGTGCTGGCCGTCGCCGCCGGGCACCGCGCGCACGTCCCGGAACGCGCCGGGCCGCGCGAGCTGCGGTCGCTGGCCGGTGAGGTCAACCGGATGTCCGAGGCCGTGCTGGAGGCCGCCGACCAGCAGCACCGGCTGGTCGCCGACGCCTCGCACCAGCTGCGGAACCCGATGGCCGCGCTGCGCCTGCGCGTCGATTCCCTGGCGGGCCAAGCGGAAGGCGCCACCTACCGGGCGACCGTGGCCGAGGTCGAACGCCTCGAGAAGCTGCTGGACGGCCTGCTCGCGCTCGCCCTCGCCGAAAGCACCGCGACCCGGGTGGCGGCCGGGGCCGCCGACGAGCCGTGCGACCTCGCGTCCGTGCTCGCCGAGCGCGTCGACGCCTGGCGCCCGGCCGCCGACGACGCCGGAGCGGCGCTCGTCCCGCCGCCGGGGCACGACGAGCCGGTGACCGTCCGCTGCCCGGAGGGTGAGCTCGCGCAGATCCTGGACGTGTTGCTGGACAACGCCGTTCACTACGCCGGGCGCGGCGCGAAGATCACCACGGACTGGGAAGCCGGCGCCGAAACGGCGACACTCGTCGTGCGCGACGACGGCCCCGGACTGTCCACTGAGGACCGGGCCCGGGCGACGGAACGGTTCTGGCGCGCCGGCGGCGAAGGCGCCCCGCGCGGGACCGGGCTCGGCCTCGCCATCGCGCACCAGCAGGTGCGCACCCGCGGCGGCGTCCTCGAACTGCGCCAGGCCGAACCGCACGGCCTCGAAGTGCGCGTCACGCTGCCGCTCGCGCCGGAGGGGCCATGA
- a CDS encoding bifunctional 2-polyprenyl-6-hydroxyphenol methylase/3-demethylubiquinol 3-O-methyltransferase UbiG, which translates to MVEDTWAALADQFADGAYATVKGRVRTYVIHRQLLEHLPAPPARVLDVGGGAGHQSLPLARAGYDVTLLDPSPAMLDKARQRLPDGVTFVAADGADAVEAVSGRQFDAVLCHGVLGYLADPEPVLDQLCRCAAPGGLVSIMAGNADAAAVRPAMERRWEDVLAAFDTRAEIGVLGLPTRADTVDELSESLRRRGVEPLRWYGVWLFVDWLDLSGADLDPADTERVAAVELEAGRRDPCRRLSRIFHLVGRKS; encoded by the coding sequence CCGATGGCGCTTACGCCACCGTGAAGGGGCGCGTGCGCACCTACGTCATCCACCGGCAGCTGCTGGAGCACCTCCCGGCCCCGCCGGCCCGGGTGCTCGACGTCGGCGGCGGCGCGGGACACCAGTCGCTCCCGCTGGCCCGCGCCGGTTACGACGTCACGCTGCTCGACCCGTCACCGGCGATGCTGGACAAGGCCCGGCAGCGGCTGCCGGATGGGGTGACGTTCGTGGCGGCCGACGGCGCGGACGCCGTCGAGGCGGTCAGCGGCCGGCAGTTCGACGCCGTGTTGTGCCACGGCGTGCTCGGCTACCTGGCGGACCCGGAACCCGTGCTCGACCAGCTGTGCCGGTGCGCCGCTCCCGGCGGCCTCGTCTCGATCATGGCGGGCAACGCCGACGCGGCCGCGGTGCGCCCGGCCATGGAACGACGGTGGGAGGACGTGCTGGCGGCGTTCGACACCCGCGCCGAGATCGGCGTGCTGGGCCTGCCGACGCGCGCCGACACCGTCGACGAGCTCAGCGAGTCACTGCGCCGCCGCGGCGTGGAACCCTTGCGGTGGTACGGAGTCTGGCTGTTCGTCGACTGGCTCGACCTCAGCGGCGCCGACCTGGATCCGGCCGACACCGAACGCGTGGCCGCGGTCGAACTCGAAGCCGGCCGGCGGGACCCCTGCCGCCGGCTCAGCCGCATCTTCCACCTGGTGGGGCGCAAAAGCTAA
- a CDS encoding response regulator transcription factor has product MAVRVLLVEDDAGVAGALAESLHARGHPVTSVGRGADALHRHRDADLVLLDLGLPDIDGLDVLRKIRAVSPVPVIVLTARGDERSVVRGLRLGADDYLTKPVRLAELLARMDAVVRRAVARDAPAGDVVHVEDVEIDLAARRVRVAGADVALTTKEFEILAVLATRLGTAVSRQQLMDEVWGDAYLAVSRSLDVHLTGLRAKLDRPGLLTTIRGFGYRLGRD; this is encoded by the coding sequence ATGGCCGTGCGCGTGCTCCTCGTCGAAGACGACGCCGGGGTCGCCGGCGCGCTCGCCGAGTCGCTGCACGCGCGCGGTCATCCGGTCACCAGCGTCGGCCGCGGCGCCGACGCCCTGCACCGCCACCGCGACGCCGACCTCGTCCTGCTCGACCTGGGCCTGCCCGACATCGACGGCCTCGACGTGCTGCGCAAGATCCGCGCGGTCTCCCCGGTGCCGGTCATCGTCCTGACGGCCCGCGGTGACGAACGCTCGGTGGTGCGCGGCCTGCGCCTCGGCGCGGACGACTACCTGACCAAACCCGTGCGGCTCGCGGAACTGCTGGCCCGGATGGACGCCGTCGTGCGGCGCGCGGTCGCCCGCGACGCCCCGGCCGGCGACGTCGTGCACGTCGAGGACGTCGAGATCGACCTGGCCGCCCGCCGGGTGCGGGTGGCCGGCGCCGACGTCGCGCTGACCACCAAGGAGTTCGAGATCCTGGCGGTCCTCGCCACCCGCCTCGGCACCGCGGTCAGCCGCCAGCAGCTGATGGACGAGGTCTGGGGCGACGCCTACCTCGCGGTGTCGCGCTCGCTCGACGTCCACCTCACGGGCCTGCGCGCGAAGCTCGACCGGCCGGGCCTGCTCACCACGATCCGCGGCTTCGGCTACCGGCTCGGCCGGGACTGA
- a CDS encoding thioesterase family protein, with the protein MTEPRRPIVAMPLRVRYHECDGQGIVFNAHYMAYVDMCAFEAEKALFGSHDEFLAHRTDVVVAEANLKFRAPARYDEELVVSQFIVRLGTTSMVHDFEIRRGGALISEATLRYVFVDPATIRPAAPPDAVRKQYAAFLAEG; encoded by the coding sequence GTGACCGAACCCCGCCGGCCGATCGTCGCAATGCCGCTGCGCGTGCGCTACCACGAATGCGACGGCCAAGGCATCGTGTTCAACGCCCACTACATGGCCTATGTGGACATGTGCGCGTTCGAGGCGGAGAAGGCCCTCTTCGGCTCCCACGACGAGTTCCTCGCGCACCGCACGGACGTCGTGGTCGCGGAGGCGAACCTGAAGTTCCGCGCGCCGGCGCGCTACGACGAGGAACTGGTCGTGTCGCAGTTCATCGTCCGCCTGGGGACGACGTCGATGGTCCACGACTTCGAGATCCGCCGCGGCGGCGCGCTGATCAGCGAGGCGACCCTGCGGTACGTGTTCGTCGACCCGGCGACGATCCGCCCGGCCGCGCCGCCGGACGCCGTCCGCAAGCAGTACGCCGCGTTCCTGGCCGAGGGCTGA
- a CDS encoding TAXI family TRAP transporter solute-binding subunit, protein MTITRRTALLAGLGLALAGCSSSGYAGPERALTIAAGERGGFYLAFAELLAAELSRAEPRLHATAVPTEASVANVDLVRGGRADLGLVLADVAQTAIGGGAPFTAKVPLLALGRVYENYLQLVVRADGPAHRLADLAGRPVSLGAGGSGAAQLGERLFARAGVVVDARHLLFDDAVHALADRRIDAMLWSGGVPTPKLADLTRTTPIALLPLDALVPPLRTTYGPVYDQVQVPEGAYRGVGALGTIGVANLLVCSPALPDDVAAAVVRLLVERATDLVPAEAVGTQFLDVRTLIGTQPVPLQPGAATAYRVLHG, encoded by the coding sequence ATGACGATCACCCGGCGCACCGCCCTGCTCGCCGGCCTCGGCCTCGCCCTGGCCGGGTGCTCGTCGTCCGGTTACGCCGGTCCCGAGCGGGCCCTCACCATCGCCGCCGGCGAGCGCGGCGGCTTCTACCTCGCCTTCGCCGAGCTGCTGGCGGCGGAACTGAGCCGCGCCGAACCGCGGCTGCACGCCACCGCCGTGCCGACCGAGGCGAGCGTCGCCAACGTCGACCTCGTGCGCGGCGGCCGGGCCGATCTCGGGCTGGTGCTGGCCGACGTCGCGCAGACGGCGATCGGCGGCGGCGCGCCGTTCACCGCGAAGGTGCCGCTGCTCGCGCTCGGCCGCGTGTACGAGAACTACCTGCAGCTCGTGGTGCGCGCGGACGGGCCCGCGCACCGGCTCGCCGACCTGGCCGGCCGCCCGGTGTCGCTGGGCGCGGGCGGCTCCGGCGCGGCGCAGCTGGGCGAGCGGCTGTTCGCCCGGGCCGGAGTCGTCGTCGACGCCCGGCACCTGCTGTTCGACGACGCCGTCCACGCGCTGGCCGACCGGCGGATCGACGCGATGCTGTGGTCCGGTGGCGTGCCGACCCCGAAGCTCGCGGACCTCACCCGCACGACGCCGATCGCGCTGCTCCCGCTCGACGCTCTGGTCCCCCCACTGCGCACGACCTACGGCCCCGTGTACGACCAGGTCCAGGTCCCCGAAGGCGCCTACCGCGGCGTCGGCGCACTGGGCACGATCGGCGTCGCGAACCTGCTGGTCTGCTCCCCCGCCCTTCCCGACGACGTCGCCGCGGCGGTGGTCCGGCTCCTGGTCGAACGGGCGACGGACCTGGTGCCCGCGGAAGCCGTCGGCACGCAGTTCCTGGACGTCCGGACGCTGATCGGCACCCAGCCGGTGCCGCTGCAGCCCGGCGCGGCCACGGCGTACCGCGTGCTGCACGGCTGA
- a CDS encoding tRNA (cytidine(34)-2'-O)-methyltransferase codes for MFRVLFYHPEIPPNTGNAIRLAANTGCELHLVEPLGFTLEDKQLRRAGLDYHDLARVRVHADLGAAWRALLPANVYAFSASATRLHTDVAYTPGDVLLFGPESVGLPADVQQAPEVTDRVRLPMLPTSRSLNLANTAAIAIYEAWRQNGFAVPEA; via the coding sequence GTGTTCCGCGTTCTGTTCTACCACCCCGAAATCCCGCCCAACACGGGCAACGCGATCCGCCTCGCGGCCAACACCGGCTGCGAGCTGCACCTGGTCGAGCCGCTCGGGTTCACCCTGGAGGACAAGCAGCTGCGCCGCGCCGGGCTCGACTACCACGACCTCGCGCGGGTCCGGGTGCACGCGGACCTCGGCGCGGCGTGGCGGGCACTGTTGCCGGCGAACGTCTACGCGTTCAGCGCGTCGGCCACCCGGCTGCACACCGACGTCGCCTACACCCCCGGCGACGTCCTGCTGTTCGGGCCGGAGTCGGTCGGGCTGCCCGCCGACGTCCAGCAGGCGCCCGAGGTGACCGACCGGGTGCGGCTGCCGATGCTGCCGACCAGCCGCTCGCTCAACCTCGCCAACACCGCGGCGATCGCGATCTACGAGGCCTGGCGGCAGAACGGGTTCGCCGTTCCGGAGGCCTGA
- a CDS encoding TetR/AcrR family transcriptional regulator: MARPREFDESAAVDSAMHAFWEHGYEATSTQDLCEATGLGRSSVYNTFTSKKALFERSLTHYTDSQLTARQALLEGPGTAAERLTALFTTTIDAELERNRRGCLVVNTLAELGMPDDGIGAALRSDTERNLAMLGQCAREGVLDGSLRPGRDPADVAQFVLNTVTGLKVMSRRGTSREAMYAVADLALSALVA; encoded by the coding sequence ATGGCCAGGCCACGGGAGTTCGACGAGTCCGCCGCCGTCGACAGCGCGATGCACGCGTTCTGGGAACACGGCTACGAGGCGACGTCGACGCAGGACCTGTGCGAGGCCACCGGGTTGGGCCGCAGCAGCGTCTACAACACCTTCACCAGCAAGAAAGCCCTGTTCGAGCGGTCGCTGACGCACTACACCGACAGCCAGCTCACGGCCCGGCAGGCACTCCTCGAGGGACCGGGCACGGCCGCCGAACGGCTCACCGCGCTCTTCACCACGACCATCGACGCCGAACTCGAGCGGAACCGCCGCGGCTGCCTGGTCGTGAACACCCTCGCCGAGCTCGGCATGCCGGACGACGGCATCGGCGCCGCCCTGCGCAGCGACACCGAGCGCAACCTGGCGATGCTCGGCCAGTGCGCCCGGGAAGGCGTGCTCGACGGCAGCCTGCGGCCCGGCCGGGATCCGGCCGACGTCGCGCAGTTCGTCCTCAACACCGTCACCGGCCTGAAGGTGATGTCCCGGCGCGGCACCAGCCGCGAGGCGATGTACGCCGTCGCCGATCTCGCCCTGTCCGCGCTCGTCGCCTGA
- a CDS encoding Cmx/CmrA family chloramphenicol efflux MFS transporter codes for MPLAVFVLGLSVFALGTSEFMITGLLPGMATDLGVSIPDAGLLISAFAIGMVIGAPLLAITTLRLPRRRTLLVLLAVFLGAHVVGALATGYALLFATRVVAALACAGFWAVGVATTIALVPVERRGRAMAVLVGGLTVANVAGVPAGTFIGQHAGWRTAFWAVAAVTLLAAAGVAALVPETTGGGMSVRSELRLYRRGRVWLALGVIALCQAMIFAAFSYLAPLLTETDGLPESWVPGVLALFGVGALIGITAGGRLADRHPFATLYSCVALALAALLVLALTTDAVVAVAAVLVFGAAGFGANPALNVRTYAVAGNAPTLVGASTTAAFNVGNTAGPWLGGVAIGAGLGFPSVAWTGIALGAATVVALTVAVAVQRADDRRPVPVAA; via the coding sequence GTGCCCCTGGCCGTCTTCGTCCTCGGGCTCAGCGTGTTCGCGCTGGGCACGTCCGAGTTCATGATCACCGGCCTGCTCCCCGGCATGGCCACCGACCTCGGCGTGAGCATCCCCGACGCCGGCCTGCTGATCTCCGCGTTCGCCATCGGCATGGTGATCGGCGCGCCCCTGCTGGCGATCACCACGCTGCGGCTCCCCCGCCGCCGGACGCTGCTGGTGCTGCTCGCGGTCTTCCTCGGGGCGCACGTCGTGGGCGCCCTCGCCACCGGGTACGCGCTGCTGTTCGCGACGCGGGTCGTCGCCGCGCTCGCCTGCGCGGGCTTCTGGGCCGTCGGCGTGGCCACGACGATCGCGCTGGTGCCGGTCGAACGGCGCGGCCGTGCGATGGCGGTGCTGGTCGGCGGGCTGACCGTGGCGAACGTCGCCGGAGTGCCGGCGGGCACGTTCATCGGACAGCACGCGGGCTGGCGGACGGCGTTCTGGGCGGTCGCGGCGGTGACGCTGCTGGCGGCGGCCGGCGTGGCCGCGCTGGTGCCCGAAACGACCGGCGGCGGGATGAGCGTCCGGTCCGAGCTGCGGCTCTACCGGCGCGGCCGGGTCTGGCTCGCGCTCGGCGTGATCGCCTTGTGCCAGGCCATGATCTTCGCCGCGTTCAGCTACCTCGCGCCCCTGCTGACCGAGACGGACGGCCTGCCGGAATCGTGGGTCCCGGGCGTCCTCGCGCTGTTCGGCGTCGGCGCGCTCATCGGCATCACCGCCGGCGGACGGCTGGCCGACCGGCACCCGTTCGCCACGCTCTACAGCTGCGTCGCGCTCGCGCTGGCGGCCCTGCTCGTGCTGGCCCTGACGACCGACGCGGTGGTCGCCGTCGCGGCCGTGCTCGTCTTCGGCGCCGCCGGGTTCGGTGCCAACCCGGCGCTGAACGTGCGCACCTACGCCGTGGCCGGGAACGCCCCGACGCTCGTGGGCGCCAGCACGACGGCGGCGTTCAACGTCGGCAACACCGCCGGGCCGTGGCTGGGCGGCGTCGCGATCGGCGCCGGGCTGGGTTTCCCGAGCGTCGCGTGGACGGGCATCGCCCTCGGTGCGGCGACGGTCGTCGCCCTCACGGTCGCGGTCGCCGTCCAGCGCGCCGACGACCGCCGCCCGGTCCCGGTCGCGGCCTGA
- the fabG gene encoding beta-ketoacyl-ACP reductase produces MGRSVLVTGGNRGIGLAIARDLAGQGHQVAVTHRGSGAPEGLFGVQADVTDTEQIDAAFKLVEEHQGPVEVLVSNAGLTDDTLLMRMSDDQFERVINANLTGAYRVAKRASRGMLRGKWGRFVFISSVVGLSGSAGQANYAASKAGLVGFARSLARELGSRNITSNVIAPGFVRTDMTDELPEDRKKQILAQVPSGRYAEPSEIAAAVRYLASDDAGYVNGAVLPVDGGLGLGH; encoded by the coding sequence GTGGGACGGTCGGTCTTGGTCACCGGGGGCAACCGGGGCATCGGTCTGGCGATCGCCCGGGATCTCGCCGGACAGGGCCACCAGGTCGCCGTCACGCACCGCGGGTCCGGGGCTCCCGAAGGGCTCTTCGGGGTGCAGGCGGACGTCACCGACACCGAGCAGATCGACGCGGCGTTCAAGCTCGTCGAAGAACACCAGGGCCCGGTCGAGGTGCTCGTGTCGAACGCCGGGCTGACCGACGACACCCTGCTCATGCGGATGAGCGACGACCAGTTCGAGCGGGTGATCAACGCGAACCTGACCGGCGCCTACCGGGTCGCCAAGCGCGCGTCGCGCGGCATGCTGCGCGGCAAGTGGGGCCGGTTCGTCTTCATCTCCTCGGTGGTCGGCCTCTCCGGTTCCGCGGGCCAGGCGAACTACGCGGCGAGCAAGGCGGGCCTGGTCGGCTTCGCGCGCTCGCTGGCCCGTGAGCTCGGCTCCCGCAACATCACCTCGAACGTCATCGCGCCCGGGTTCGTGCGCACCGACATGACCGACGAGCTGCCCGAGGACCGCAAGAAGCAGATCCTCGCGCAGGTGCCCTCCGGCCGGTACGCCGAGCCGTCGGAGATCGCCGCCGCCGTGCGGTACCTGGCCTCGGACGACGCCGGTTACGTCAACGGCGCGGTGCTGCCCGTCGACGGCGGCCTCGGCCTCGGCCACTGA
- a CDS encoding ferrochelatase encodes MGYDAVLWLSFGGPEGPDDVMPFLENVTRGRGVPRERLLEVAEHYQHFGGVSPINKLNRDAIAAVEKQLAAAGVDLPVHFGNRNWHPMVEATLSELTAAGAQRILVFPTSAYGGYSACRQYDEDIERARAAVGEGAPEMVKLRQFFDHPLFVSAIADGVRAAHASLGNVPGIRTVFTAHSVPDSADKASGPPAEGGRRYSRQIAEAARLVAAEAGVETYDVVWQSRSGPPQVPWLEPDIVDHIDALHAEGVPGVVVSPLGFVSDHLEVIWDLDNEAAERAAEHGMAFARAATAGSDPRFAELVVELIREHTHDVAPRKLSPFPASGCTVNGAPCAIGCCEPAKRPGR; translated from the coding sequence GTGGGATACGACGCGGTGCTGTGGCTTTCGTTCGGCGGTCCGGAAGGGCCTGACGACGTCATGCCGTTCCTCGAGAACGTCACCCGGGGCCGGGGGGTGCCTCGTGAGCGGCTCCTGGAGGTCGCCGAGCACTACCAGCACTTCGGCGGGGTCTCGCCGATCAACAAGCTGAACCGCGACGCCATCGCCGCGGTCGAGAAGCAGCTCGCGGCCGCCGGTGTCGACCTGCCGGTGCACTTCGGCAACCGCAACTGGCACCCGATGGTCGAAGCCACCCTGAGCGAGCTGACGGCGGCCGGCGCGCAGCGGATCCTGGTCTTCCCCACGAGCGCGTACGGCGGCTACTCGGCGTGCCGCCAGTACGACGAGGACATCGAACGCGCTCGCGCCGCGGTCGGCGAAGGTGCACCCGAAATGGTGAAACTGCGCCAGTTCTTCGACCACCCGCTGTTCGTCTCGGCGATCGCCGACGGCGTCCGCGCCGCCCACGCGTCGCTGGGGAACGTGCCGGGCATCCGCACCGTCTTCACCGCGCACTCGGTGCCGGACAGCGCGGACAAGGCGTCCGGCCCGCCGGCCGAGGGCGGCCGCCGCTACTCGCGCCAGATCGCCGAGGCCGCCCGGCTCGTCGCGGCCGAAGCCGGCGTCGAGACCTACGACGTCGTCTGGCAGTCGCGGTCCGGGCCGCCGCAGGTGCCGTGGCTGGAGCCGGACATCGTCGACCACATCGACGCGCTGCACGCCGAGGGAGTGCCCGGAGTGGTCGTCTCGCCGCTCGGGTTCGTCTCGGACCACCTCGAGGTGATCTGGGACCTGGACAACGAAGCGGCCGAACGCGCGGCCGAGCACGGCATGGCGTTCGCCCGCGCGGCGACGGCGGGCAGCGACCCGCGCTTCGCCGAGCTGGTGGTGGAGCTGATCCGCGAGCACACGCACGACGTGGCGCCGCGCAAGCTGTCGCCGTTCCCGGCGAGCGGCTGCACGGTCAACGGCGCCCCGTGCGCGATCGGCTGCTGCGAGCCCGCGAAGCGTCCCGGCCGTTAG
- the fabI gene encoding enoyl-ACP reductase FabI, translating to MPGLLEGKRLLITGIITDASLAFHAAKIAQQEGAKVVLTGFGRMSLVKTIAKRLPEPAPVIELDVTNQEHLAGLADNVREHVDGLDGVLHSIGFAPQSCLGAPFMDAPAEDVKVAVDVSAYSFMSLSKACLPLLGRGSSIVGMDFDARVAWPVYNWMGVAKAALESVNRYLAKELGPQGIRVNLVSAGPMKTMAAKSIPGFSDLEDGWGDRAPLGWDSSDPDPTAKSVCALLSDWLPATTGSMIMVDGGVHALGI from the coding sequence GTGCCCGGACTGCTCGAAGGCAAGCGCCTGCTGATCACCGGCATCATCACCGACGCCTCGCTCGCCTTCCACGCGGCCAAGATCGCGCAGCAGGAGGGTGCGAAGGTCGTCCTGACCGGCTTCGGCCGCATGTCACTGGTCAAGACCATCGCGAAGCGCCTGCCCGAGCCGGCCCCGGTGATCGAGCTCGACGTCACCAACCAGGAGCACCTGGCCGGTCTCGCGGACAACGTCCGGGAGCACGTCGACGGCCTCGACGGCGTGCTGCACTCCATCGGCTTCGCCCCGCAGAGCTGCCTCGGCGCGCCGTTCATGGACGCTCCCGCGGAGGACGTCAAGGTCGCCGTGGACGTCTCGGCGTACTCGTTCATGTCGCTGTCGAAGGCGTGCCTGCCGCTGCTGGGCCGCGGCTCGTCGATCGTGGGCATGGACTTCGACGCCCGGGTCGCGTGGCCGGTCTACAACTGGATGGGCGTCGCGAAGGCCGCGCTGGAGTCGGTCAACCGCTACCTGGCCAAGGAACTCGGGCCGCAGGGCATCCGCGTCAACCTGGTCAGCGCCGGCCCGATGAAGACGATGGCCGCGAAGTCGATCCCGGGCTTCTCGGACCTCGAAGACGGCTGGGGCGACCGCGCGCCGCTCGGCTGGGACAGCTCGGACCCGGACCCGACGGCGAAGAGCGTCTGCGCGCTGCTGTCGGACTGGCTGCCGGCCACGACCGGCTCGATGATCATGGTCGACGGCGGGGTCCACGCCCTCGGCATCTGA